The following coding sequences lie in one Equus asinus isolate D_3611 breed Donkey chromosome 1, EquAss-T2T_v2, whole genome shotgun sequence genomic window:
- the VSTM2A gene encoding V-set and transmembrane domain-containing protein 2A isoform X3, with amino-acid sequence MMGIVLAYVGFVFFSVLYVQQGLSSQAKFTEFPRNVTATEGQNVEMSCAFQSGSASVYLEIQWWFLRGPEDLEPGAEVAGAQVELVPDRDPDNDGTKISTVKVQGNDISHKLQISKVRKKDEGLYECRVTDANYGELQEHKAQAYLKVNANSHARRMQAFEASPMWLQDMKPRKNVSAAIPSSIHSSVNQQMHPTSSPQAVAKIPKQSPQSAKSKSPVKSTERTAKLTLNSKHHSAPTVL; translated from the exons ATGATGGGGATCGTTTTGGCATACgttggatttgttttcttttccgtTTTATATGTACAGCAAGGTCTTTCTTCTCAAG CAAAATTTACCGAGTTCCCGCGGAACGTGACGGCGACCGAGGGGCAGAATGTGGAGATGTCCTGCGCTTTCCAGAGCGGCTCCGCGTCGGTGTATCTGGAAATCCAGTGGTGGTTCCTACGGGGACCCGAGGACCTGGAGCCCGGGGCCGAGGTGGCCGGTGCGCAG GTGGAGTTGGTGCCTGACCGAGACCCGGACAACGACGGAACCAAGATCAGT ACAGTGAAAGTCCAAGGCAATGACATCTCTCACAAGCTTCAGATTTCCAAAGTGAGGAAAAAGGATGAAGGCTTATATGAGTGCAGGGTGACCGATGCCAATTACGGAGAGCTTCAGGAACACAAGGCCCAGGCCTACCTGAAAGTCAACGCCAACAGCCATGCTCGGAGGATGCAGGCCTTCGAAGCCTCGCCCATGTGGCTGCAAGATATGAAGCCTCGCAAGAATGTCTCTGCGGCCATTCCCAGCAGTATCCACAGCTCTGTCAACCAGCAGATGcaccccacctccagccctcaAGCGGTAGCCAAAATACCCAAACAAAGTCCACAATCAG CAAAGAGCAAATCGCCTGTAAAATCTACGGAGCGGACAGCAAAGTTGACCCTAAACTCCAAGCACCACTCTGCACCCACTGTACTCTAA
- the VSTM2A gene encoding V-set and transmembrane domain-containing protein 2A isoform X7 produces MWRCPALSRAAPRRCIWKSSGGSYGDPRTWSPGPRWPVELVPDRDPDNDGTKISTVKVQGNDISHKLQISKVRKKDEGLYECRVTDANYGELQEHKAQAYLKVNANSHARRMQAFEASPMWLQDMKPRKNVSAAIPSSIHSSVNQQMHPTSSPQAVAKIPKQSPQSAKSKSPVKSTERTAKLTLNSKHHSAPTVL; encoded by the exons ATGTGGAGATGTCCTGCGCTTTCCAGAGCGGCTCCGCGTCGGTGTATCTGGAAATCCAGTGGTGGTTCCTACGGGGACCCGAGGACCTGGAGCCCGGGGCCGAGGTGGCCG GTGGAGTTGGTGCCTGACCGAGACCCGGACAACGACGGAACCAAGATCAGT ACAGTGAAAGTCCAAGGCAATGACATCTCTCACAAGCTTCAGATTTCCAAAGTGAGGAAAAAGGATGAAGGCTTATATGAGTGCAGGGTGACCGATGCCAATTACGGAGAGCTTCAGGAACACAAGGCCCAGGCCTACCTGAAAGTCAACGCCAACAGCCATGCTCGGAGGATGCAGGCCTTCGAAGCCTCGCCCATGTGGCTGCAAGATATGAAGCCTCGCAAGAATGTCTCTGCGGCCATTCCCAGCAGTATCCACAGCTCTGTCAACCAGCAGATGcaccccacctccagccctcaAGCGGTAGCCAAAATACCCAAACAAAGTCCACAATCAG CAAAGAGCAAATCGCCTGTAAAATCTACGGAGCGGACAGCAAAGTTGACCCTAAACTCCAAGCACCACTCTGCACCCACTGTACTCTAA
- the VSTM2A gene encoding V-set and transmembrane domain-containing protein 2A isoform X1, protein MAPLCWYIPGHALSPFQDLGAGESNSVGVSITPPPKSVPLVSEVGRIEIGERERGWEGRRKRERKEERDRAGRDQGKTEKEGGETGSRVELVPDRDPDNDGTKISTVKVQGNDISHKLQISKVRKKDEGLYECRVTDANYGELQEHKAQAYLKVNANSHARRMQAFEASPMWLQDMKPRKNVSAAIPSSIHSSVNQQMHPTSSPQAVAKIPKQSPQSAKSKSPVKSTERTAKLTLNSKHHSAPTVL, encoded by the exons ATGGCACCGCTGTGTTGGTACATCCCAGGACACGCGCTGTCCCCTTTCCAGGACCTTGGAGCAGGGGAGAGTAATTCTGTCGGCGTCTCCATCACCCCTCCCCCAAAGTCAGTTCCTCTAGTGTCTGAGGTTGGCAGAATAGAGATTGGTGAGAGGGAgcggggatgggagggaaggagaaagagagagagaaaggaggagagagatagAGCGGGGAGAGACCAGGGGAAGactgagaaagagggaggagaaacAGGGAGCAGG GTGGAGTTGGTGCCTGACCGAGACCCGGACAACGACGGAACCAAGATCAGT ACAGTGAAAGTCCAAGGCAATGACATCTCTCACAAGCTTCAGATTTCCAAAGTGAGGAAAAAGGATGAAGGCTTATATGAGTGCAGGGTGACCGATGCCAATTACGGAGAGCTTCAGGAACACAAGGCCCAGGCCTACCTGAAAGTCAACGCCAACAGCCATGCTCGGAGGATGCAGGCCTTCGAAGCCTCGCCCATGTGGCTGCAAGATATGAAGCCTCGCAAGAATGTCTCTGCGGCCATTCCCAGCAGTATCCACAGCTCTGTCAACCAGCAGATGcaccccacctccagccctcaAGCGGTAGCCAAAATACCCAAACAAAGTCCACAATCAG CAAAGAGCAAATCGCCTGTAAAATCTACGGAGCGGACAGCAAAGTTGACCCTAAACTCCAAGCACCACTCTGCACCCACTGTACTCTAA
- the VSTM2A gene encoding V-set and transmembrane domain-containing protein 2A isoform X4 yields MMGIVLAYVGFVFFSVLYVQQGLSSQAKFTEFPRNVTATEGQNVEMSCAFQSGSASVYLEIQWWFLRGPEDLEPGAEVAGAQVELVPDRDPDNDGTKISTVKVQGNDISHKLQISKVRKKDEGLYECRVTDANYGELQEHKAQAYLKVNANSHARRMQAFEASPMWLQDMKPRKNVSAAIPSSIHSSVNQQMHPTSSPQAVAKIPKQSPQSGARIATSHGLSVLLLVCGFVKGALL; encoded by the exons ATGATGGGGATCGTTTTGGCATACgttggatttgttttcttttccgtTTTATATGTACAGCAAGGTCTTTCTTCTCAAG CAAAATTTACCGAGTTCCCGCGGAACGTGACGGCGACCGAGGGGCAGAATGTGGAGATGTCCTGCGCTTTCCAGAGCGGCTCCGCGTCGGTGTATCTGGAAATCCAGTGGTGGTTCCTACGGGGACCCGAGGACCTGGAGCCCGGGGCCGAGGTGGCCGGTGCGCAG GTGGAGTTGGTGCCTGACCGAGACCCGGACAACGACGGAACCAAGATCAGT ACAGTGAAAGTCCAAGGCAATGACATCTCTCACAAGCTTCAGATTTCCAAAGTGAGGAAAAAGGATGAAGGCTTATATGAGTGCAGGGTGACCGATGCCAATTACGGAGAGCTTCAGGAACACAAGGCCCAGGCCTACCTGAAAGTCAACGCCAACAGCCATGCTCGGAGGATGCAGGCCTTCGAAGCCTCGCCCATGTGGCTGCAAGATATGAAGCCTCGCAAGAATGTCTCTGCGGCCATTCCCAGCAGTATCCACAGCTCTGTCAACCAGCAGATGcaccccacctccagccctcaAGCGGTAGCCAAAATACCCAAACAAAGTCCACAATCAG GTGCGAGGATAGCTACAAGCCATGGACTTTCTGTCCTGCTTCTTGTTTGTGGCTTTGTGAAGGGTGCTTTGCTTTAA
- the VSTM2A gene encoding V-set and transmembrane domain-containing protein 2A isoform X2, whose product MAPLCWYIPGHALSPFQDLGAGESNSVGVSITPPPKSVPLVSEVGRIEIGERERGWEGRRKRERKEERDRAGRDQGKTEKEGGETGSRVELVPDRDPDNDGTKISTVKVQGNDISHKLQISKVRKKDEGLYECRVTDANYGELQEHKAQAYLKVNANSHARRMQAFEASPMWLQDMKPRKNVSAAIPSSIHSSVNQQMHPTSSPQAVAKIPKQSPQSGARIATSHGLSVLLLVCGFVKGALL is encoded by the exons ATGGCACCGCTGTGTTGGTACATCCCAGGACACGCGCTGTCCCCTTTCCAGGACCTTGGAGCAGGGGAGAGTAATTCTGTCGGCGTCTCCATCACCCCTCCCCCAAAGTCAGTTCCTCTAGTGTCTGAGGTTGGCAGAATAGAGATTGGTGAGAGGGAgcggggatgggagggaaggagaaagagagagagaaaggaggagagagatagAGCGGGGAGAGACCAGGGGAAGactgagaaagagggaggagaaacAGGGAGCAGG GTGGAGTTGGTGCCTGACCGAGACCCGGACAACGACGGAACCAAGATCAGT ACAGTGAAAGTCCAAGGCAATGACATCTCTCACAAGCTTCAGATTTCCAAAGTGAGGAAAAAGGATGAAGGCTTATATGAGTGCAGGGTGACCGATGCCAATTACGGAGAGCTTCAGGAACACAAGGCCCAGGCCTACCTGAAAGTCAACGCCAACAGCCATGCTCGGAGGATGCAGGCCTTCGAAGCCTCGCCCATGTGGCTGCAAGATATGAAGCCTCGCAAGAATGTCTCTGCGGCCATTCCCAGCAGTATCCACAGCTCTGTCAACCAGCAGATGcaccccacctccagccctcaAGCGGTAGCCAAAATACCCAAACAAAGTCCACAATCAG GTGCGAGGATAGCTACAAGCCATGGACTTTCTGTCCTGCTTCTTGTTTGTGGCTTTGTGAAGGGTGCTTTGCTTTAA
- the VSTM2A gene encoding V-set and transmembrane domain-containing protein 2A isoform X6 — protein MMGIVLAYVGFVFFSVLYVQQGLSSQAKFTEFPRNVTATEGQNVEMSCAFQSGSASVYLEIQWWFLRGPEDLEPGAEVAGAQVELVPDRDPDNDGTKISTVKVQGNDISHKLQISKVRKKDEGLYECRVTDANYGELQEHKAQAYLKVNANSHARRMQAFEASPMWLQDMKPRKNVSAAIPSSIHSSVNQQMHPTSSPQAVAKIPKQSPQSVHAKTFMSTRAKLAS, from the exons ATGATGGGGATCGTTTTGGCATACgttggatttgttttcttttccgtTTTATATGTACAGCAAGGTCTTTCTTCTCAAG CAAAATTTACCGAGTTCCCGCGGAACGTGACGGCGACCGAGGGGCAGAATGTGGAGATGTCCTGCGCTTTCCAGAGCGGCTCCGCGTCGGTGTATCTGGAAATCCAGTGGTGGTTCCTACGGGGACCCGAGGACCTGGAGCCCGGGGCCGAGGTGGCCGGTGCGCAG GTGGAGTTGGTGCCTGACCGAGACCCGGACAACGACGGAACCAAGATCAGT ACAGTGAAAGTCCAAGGCAATGACATCTCTCACAAGCTTCAGATTTCCAAAGTGAGGAAAAAGGATGAAGGCTTATATGAGTGCAGGGTGACCGATGCCAATTACGGAGAGCTTCAGGAACACAAGGCCCAGGCCTACCTGAAAGTCAACGCCAACAGCCATGCTCGGAGGATGCAGGCCTTCGAAGCCTCGCCCATGTGGCTGCAAGATATGAAGCCTCGCAAGAATGTCTCTGCGGCCATTCCCAGCAGTATCCACAGCTCTGTCAACCAGCAGATGcaccccacctccagccctcaAGCGGTAGCCAAAATACCCAAACAAAGTCCACAATCAG TGCATGCCAAGACATTCATGAGCACCAGAGCCAAGCTGGCGAgctaa
- the VSTM2A gene encoding V-set and transmembrane domain-containing protein 2A isoform X5 gives MAPLCWYIPGHALSPFQDLGAGESNSVGVSITPPPKSVPLVSEVGRIEIGERERGWEGRRKRERKEERDRAGRDQGKTEKEGGETGSRVELVPDRDPDNDGTKISTVKVQGNDISHKLQISKVRKKDEGLYECRVTDANYGELQEHKAQAYLKVNANSHARRMQAFEASPMWLQDMKPRKNVSAAIPSSIHSSVNQQMHPTSSPQAVAKIPKQSPQSVHAKTFMSTRAKLAS, from the exons ATGGCACCGCTGTGTTGGTACATCCCAGGACACGCGCTGTCCCCTTTCCAGGACCTTGGAGCAGGGGAGAGTAATTCTGTCGGCGTCTCCATCACCCCTCCCCCAAAGTCAGTTCCTCTAGTGTCTGAGGTTGGCAGAATAGAGATTGGTGAGAGGGAgcggggatgggagggaaggagaaagagagagagaaaggaggagagagatagAGCGGGGAGAGACCAGGGGAAGactgagaaagagggaggagaaacAGGGAGCAGG GTGGAGTTGGTGCCTGACCGAGACCCGGACAACGACGGAACCAAGATCAGT ACAGTGAAAGTCCAAGGCAATGACATCTCTCACAAGCTTCAGATTTCCAAAGTGAGGAAAAAGGATGAAGGCTTATATGAGTGCAGGGTGACCGATGCCAATTACGGAGAGCTTCAGGAACACAAGGCCCAGGCCTACCTGAAAGTCAACGCCAACAGCCATGCTCGGAGGATGCAGGCCTTCGAAGCCTCGCCCATGTGGCTGCAAGATATGAAGCCTCGCAAGAATGTCTCTGCGGCCATTCCCAGCAGTATCCACAGCTCTGTCAACCAGCAGATGcaccccacctccagccctcaAGCGGTAGCCAAAATACCCAAACAAAGTCCACAATCAG TGCATGCCAAGACATTCATGAGCACCAGAGCCAAGCTGGCGAgctaa